From a single Adhaeribacter swui genomic region:
- a CDS encoding HNH endonuclease, which produces MAALPVISPAIQPKLQTLIAAPLPFKKLQVKYNWQSRVVFFDPGSIYARLAINPYQRIQTHLAFKNMFPNYQNGQCSCGCGAALLGRRKRWATDDCSQFALAVWAIIDGQVGKFEYFVAKYNGRKCAVCRSRRDLKVDHIVPVKHGGGGCWLSNYQLLCHSCHVQKTNKDFGWKQKDSEALSG; this is translated from the coding sequence TTGGCCGCACTTCCCGTAATTTCCCCCGCAATTCAGCCCAAGCTTCAAACTCTTATTGCTGCTCCTTTGCCTTTTAAAAAGTTACAGGTAAAGTACAATTGGCAAAGCCGGGTAGTATTTTTTGATCCGGGTTCTATTTATGCTCGTTTAGCAATCAATCCTTACCAGCGCATACAAACGCATCTGGCTTTTAAAAACATGTTCCCCAATTACCAGAATGGGCAATGTTCGTGCGGTTGCGGTGCAGCGCTGCTCGGCCGCCGAAAACGCTGGGCCACCGACGATTGTTCTCAATTTGCGTTGGCTGTATGGGCGATTATTGACGGGCAGGTAGGCAAGTTTGAGTATTTTGTAGCCAAATACAACGGCCGCAAATGCGCGGTTTGCCGGTCGCGCCGCGATTTAAAAGTAGATCATATTGTACCGGTAAAACACGGGGGCGGGGGTTGCTGGCTCTCAAACTACCAGTTGCTATGCCATAGTTGCCACGTGCAAAAAACCAACAAAGACTTTGGCTGGAA